A genomic stretch from Diprion similis isolate iyDipSimi1 chromosome 1, iyDipSimi1.1, whole genome shotgun sequence includes:
- the LOC124404926 gene encoding protogenin B-like isoform X2 has product MAARVFLLSILLTEALRTACFEGVKGVNISHGGLNLSKPEILELERNGGLGVRLEEEPNGNIVVGRRGAILNCSIGNNQNVSWLRNGVAAPPCGLVRCKLRNGSLHFLKMTRKSKEQESRNSPSDKIQGLESYRCVTKNAVGSLRSSPAFLQIADLSREFDESPQDLIVHEGEVARFSCYISSIPFPPNITWQHNGQFLPYVRGKKYFLVSPGVLYISATNLSDAGSYRCVVNNKFLKKTRKSKEAQLHVIPKIQEKRSDLPVILFPQISNSYQLIAGSDLMLVCAASGFPTLVTWTFVSQFPDGAGSKEPRVLLNSTGSVAALMLEELTIADAGIYDCSVKNSNVTLQTQNITIDVLIPPTFVKKPTNQVQPSGRTVRFECQAEGRPTPQIYWLKDSVNITMNPREKTFVSDNNKVGLVISSTVPSDAGIYQCVAVNVAGEIWAAGRLQVTKSPQRPPIPTSLNCHALSPDIIHLSWKIPQTMPFPNVDSYFTVHYALAEPGSQEDIALPEPNSTFVEVKSLVPFTNYTMYVRTWNTYGSSEQSASVNCATAASVPIAAPTTKVKVISPTKLEVSWAPLNKTEARGFILEYKLQWRLQHHPSSRVLHLPSAVNQYTLTDLVPGASYEIRVLARTDRGWPNVSDSQLGWTTALMPSTNSNEVPRTGLLNLNVANINASTVKLNWNMNEETSGWEDDFDLWQLYYQNVVGKKLTTTYLPKNCTEYILTELEADASYDIGLCMISSGKLLECFQMYLDSKRLSEDHTLTNLEGVPISSTAINVTWSAAPSHPEHCYEVCYNTFHPTIPEPLQCFNTTNMTVTVHHLKPFTVYQFKVRVLYKTSEQGGSYSKDMECRTKQDIPGNVREIKWFLSNITEVGISWKQPSKTNGEIRNYTIFYTTDPFTTPVKHWANITVPGTNKTAKLLRLIPSTRYFLEVRAATDAGYGKTSDRIIFHTGDVPKNSTDPLHGDSPSSTLGTDQSFGIIVGVSISTCFIVICLSSIYFRKKWENTQSPQESLQSLKDRGILRNGNGRCAERNSIGGNQHARAASTINEIELTTLCPASSKSANSHIDTKGGCSNGIVECCMKDSLLTPWNINDDSKDLDITSNPQFDRKDSTSSNQQPRQDSDGTRMTMLNSTVASSCSSLNNNFECLENLLSLQQVPSTSVPVVAPNG; this is encoded by the exons ATGGCGGCGCGAGTATTTTTGCTCAGCATCTTACTTACAGAAGCTTTAAGAACCGCCTGCTTTGAAG gTGTAAAAGGAGTGAACATAAGTCACGGAGGATTAAACTTGTCAAAACCCGAAATCTTAGAACTGGAGCGAAACGGGGGGCTAGGTGTTAGACTGGAGGAAGAGCCCAATGGCAATATTGTGGTTGGCCGAAGAGGAGCGATTCTCAATTGTTCCATAGGAAATAACCAAAATGTATCCTGGTTACGGAATGGAGTGGCAGCGCCTCCGTGCGGCCTGGTACGATGCAAACTGCGTAATGGTTCTCTACACTTCCTGAAG ATGACAAGAAAGAGTAAAGAACAAGAAAGCCGCAATAGTCCAAGTGATAAAATTCAAGGATTGGAGTCTTACCGTTGTGTGACTAAAAATGCTGTAGGCTCACTAAGGTCTTCCCCTGCATTTTTACAGATTGCTG ACTTATCTCGAGAATTTGACGAATCGCCACAAGATTTGATCGTACATGAGGGGGAAGTAGCCAGATTTTCTTGTTACATCAGTAGCATTCCATTTCCACCAAACATTACTTGGCAGCATAATGGACAGTTTTTACCCTATGTTCgtggaaaaaa atatttcttGGTATCACCAGGTGTTCTATATATAAGTGCAACGAATCTATCTGATGCTGGTTCATACAG ATGTGTAGTaaataacaagtttttaaAGAAGACTAGAAAAAGCAAAGAAGCGCAACTGCACGTTATTcccaaaattcaagaaaaaagatCAGATTTACCTGTTATCCTTTTTCCACAAATTTCAAATAGTTATCAGCTTATTGCTGGGTCTGATCTGATGCTAGTCTGCGCCGCATCGGGTTTTCCAACTCTTGTAACTTGGACATTTGTTTCTCAGTTCCCAG atggTGCCGGTTCCAAAGAGCCGCGTGTGCTCCTAAATTCCACAGGCAGTGTAGCAGCGTTAATGTTAGAAGAGCTTACCATAGCGGATGCAGGCATTTATGATTGTTCTGTAAAAAACTCCAACGTGACCCTCCAGACTCAG AATATTACAATAGACGTCCTAATACCACCAACTTTTGTAAAGAAACCTACCAATCAAGTACAGCCTAGTGGAAGAACAGTCCGGTTCGAATGTCAAGCCGAAGGACGTCCTACGCCTCAAATTTACTGGCTTAAGGATTCTGTCAATATCACTATGAACC cTCGGGAAAAAACATTCGTGAGTGACAATAATAAAGTGGGACTAGTAATCTCGTCCACAGTTCCGTCCGATGCTGGCATTTACCAGTGTGTCGCGGTGAATGTTGCTGGAGAAATTTGGGCGGCTGGTAGGCTCCAGGTCACCAAGTCACCGCAACGCCCCCCTATTCCTACATCTTTAAATTGTCACGCCTTGTCACCAGATATAATTCATCTATCTTGGAAAATACCACAAACAATGCCATTCCCTAATGTTGACTCATATTTCACCGTTCACTATGCTCTTGCAG AACCAGGCAGCCAAGAAGACATTGCCTTACCCGAACCAAATTCAACATTCGTTGAAGTTAAATCGCTGGTGCCATTTACTAATTATACAATGTACGTCCGGACATGGAACACATATGGATCTAGTGAACAATCAGCTTCTGTTAATTGTGCAACTGCTGCAAGTG tTCCAATAGCTGCTCCAACGACAAAAGTCAAGGTGATTAGCCCTACCAAACTTGAAGTATCATGGGCACCGCTAAATAAGACAGAGGCACGAGGGTTTATACTGGAATATAAATTACAATGGAGGCTTCAACATCATCCCTCGTCCAGAGTTCTCCATCTCCCATCGGCTGTTAACCAATATACTCTCACTG ATTTGGTTCCTGGCGCATCTTATGAGATTCGAGTTTTAGCTCGAACAGATCGAGGCTGGCCCAATGTTAGTGATTCGCAACTAGGCTGGACCACTGCTTTGATGCCCTCAACTAACTCCAACGAAGTCCCGCGGACAGGTCTATTGAATCTCAATGTGGCAAACATCAACGCATCAACTGTCAAG CTAAATTGGAATATGAATGAAGAAACATCAGGGTGGGAAGATGACTTTGATTTGTGGCAGTTGTACTACCAGAATGTTGTCGGAAAGAAGCTGACGACTACTTATCTGCCTAAGAATTGTACAGAGTACATACTTACAGAGCTTG AAGCTGACGCATCGTATGACATAGGATTGTGTATGATCAGTTCTGGGAAATTATTGGAATGTTTTCAAATGTATTTGGATTCAAAGAGACTCAGCGAAG ATCATACTCTGACTAATCTGGAAGGGGTTCCTATTTCATCCACTGCTATTAACGTAACGTGGTCTGCTGCCCCTTCTCACCCGGAGCATTGTTACGAAGTGTGTTACAACACTTTCCACCCCACAATTCCAGAACCATTGCAGTGTTTCAACAC AACAAACATGACGGTGACAGTGCATCATCTAAAACCGTTTACAGTATATCAATTCAAAGTCAGAGTCCTGTATAAAACAAGCGAACAAGGTGGCTCGTACAGCAAAGATATGGAGTGTCGGACAAAGCAAGATA ttcCAGGTAACGTTAGGGAGATAAAATGGTTTCTATCCAACATTACTGAGGTTGGCATTTCGTGGAAACAGCCAAGTAAAACAAATGGAGAGATACGCAACTACACTATTTTCTACACAACTGATCCTTTCACTACACCCGTGAAACATTGGGCAAATATAACTGTACCTGGAACAAATAAAACTGCAAAATTGCTACGTCTTATTCCAAGTACACGATACTTTCTAGAAGTACGAGCTGCTACCGATGCTGGATATGGAAAAACTTCGGACAGAATCATTTTCCACACAGGTGATGTTCCAAAGAATTCTACCGATCCTTTACATGGGGACAGCCCGTCTTCCACTCTAGGAACAGATCAAAGTTTTG GAATCATTGTTGGTGTAAGCATAAGCACCTGTTTCATTGttatttgcctgagcagtatatattttcgaaaaaagtgGGAAAATACACAATCACCCCAGGAAAGTTTACAATCGTTAAAAGATCGTGGTATATTACGCAATGGAAATGGCCGCTGTGCAGAGAGAAATTCAATTGGCGGCAACCAACATGCACGTGCAGCGTCGACcataaatgaaattgaactAACCACCCTGTGTCCAGCCTCATCTAAATCCGCAAATTCTCATATAGATACTAAG GGGGGTTGTTCTAACGGCATTGTTGAATGTTGCATGAAAGATTCCCTTCTGACACCTTGGAACATAAATGATGACAGTAAAGATCTGGACATTACCTCAAATCCTCAG tttGATCGAAAAGACAGCACCAGCTCGAATCAACAGCCTCGGCAGGATTCAGATGGCACGAGGATGACGATGTTAAATTCTACAGTGGCAAGCAGCTGTAGCAGcttaaacaataattttgaatgttTGGAAAACTTGTTGTCTCTCCAGCAAGTGCCATCAACGTCAGTTCCCGTCGTTGCTCCCAATGGGTGA
- the LOC124404926 gene encoding protogenin B-like isoform X1, producing MAARVFLLSILLTEALRTACFEGVKGVNISHGGLNLSKPEILELERNGGLGVRLEEEPNGNIVVGRRGAILNCSIGNNQNVSWLRNGVAAPPCGLVRCKLRNGSLHFLKMTRKSKEQESRNSPSDKIQGLESYRCVTKNAVGSLRSSPAFLQIADLSREFDESPQDLIVHEGEVARFSCYISSIPFPPNITWQHNGQFLPYVRGKKYFLVSPGVLYISATNLSDAGSYRCVVNNKFLKKTRKSKEAQLHVIPKIQEKRSDLPVILFPQISNSYQLIAGSDLMLVCAASGFPTLVTWTFVSQFPDGAGSKEPRVLLNSTGSVAALMLEELTIADAGIYDCSVKNSNVTLQTQNITIDVLIPPTFVKKPTNQVQPSGRTVRFECQAEGRPTPQIYWLKDSVNITMNPREKTFVSDNNKVGLVISSTVPSDAGIYQCVAVNVAGEIWAAGRLQVTKSPQRPPIPTSLNCHALSPDIIHLSWKIPQTMPFPNVDSYFTVHYALAEPGSQEDIALPEPNSTFVEVKSLVPFTNYTMYVRTWNTYGSSEQSASVNCATAASGMATNDARLNLSNKFVPIAAPTTKVKVISPTKLEVSWAPLNKTEARGFILEYKLQWRLQHHPSSRVLHLPSAVNQYTLTDLVPGASYEIRVLARTDRGWPNVSDSQLGWTTALMPSTNSNEVPRTGLLNLNVANINASTVKLNWNMNEETSGWEDDFDLWQLYYQNVVGKKLTTTYLPKNCTEYILTELEADASYDIGLCMISSGKLLECFQMYLDSKRLSEDHTLTNLEGVPISSTAINVTWSAAPSHPEHCYEVCYNTFHPTIPEPLQCFNTTNMTVTVHHLKPFTVYQFKVRVLYKTSEQGGSYSKDMECRTKQDIPGNVREIKWFLSNITEVGISWKQPSKTNGEIRNYTIFYTTDPFTTPVKHWANITVPGTNKTAKLLRLIPSTRYFLEVRAATDAGYGKTSDRIIFHTGDVPKNSTDPLHGDSPSSTLGTDQSFGIIVGVSISTCFIVICLSSIYFRKKWENTQSPQESLQSLKDRGILRNGNGRCAERNSIGGNQHARAASTINEIELTTLCPASSKSANSHIDTKGGCSNGIVECCMKDSLLTPWNINDDSKDLDITSNPQFDRKDSTSSNQQPRQDSDGTRMTMLNSTVASSCSSLNNNFECLENLLSLQQVPSTSVPVVAPNG from the exons ATGGCGGCGCGAGTATTTTTGCTCAGCATCTTACTTACAGAAGCTTTAAGAACCGCCTGCTTTGAAG gTGTAAAAGGAGTGAACATAAGTCACGGAGGATTAAACTTGTCAAAACCCGAAATCTTAGAACTGGAGCGAAACGGGGGGCTAGGTGTTAGACTGGAGGAAGAGCCCAATGGCAATATTGTGGTTGGCCGAAGAGGAGCGATTCTCAATTGTTCCATAGGAAATAACCAAAATGTATCCTGGTTACGGAATGGAGTGGCAGCGCCTCCGTGCGGCCTGGTACGATGCAAACTGCGTAATGGTTCTCTACACTTCCTGAAG ATGACAAGAAAGAGTAAAGAACAAGAAAGCCGCAATAGTCCAAGTGATAAAATTCAAGGATTGGAGTCTTACCGTTGTGTGACTAAAAATGCTGTAGGCTCACTAAGGTCTTCCCCTGCATTTTTACAGATTGCTG ACTTATCTCGAGAATTTGACGAATCGCCACAAGATTTGATCGTACATGAGGGGGAAGTAGCCAGATTTTCTTGTTACATCAGTAGCATTCCATTTCCACCAAACATTACTTGGCAGCATAATGGACAGTTTTTACCCTATGTTCgtggaaaaaa atatttcttGGTATCACCAGGTGTTCTATATATAAGTGCAACGAATCTATCTGATGCTGGTTCATACAG ATGTGTAGTaaataacaagtttttaaAGAAGACTAGAAAAAGCAAAGAAGCGCAACTGCACGTTATTcccaaaattcaagaaaaaagatCAGATTTACCTGTTATCCTTTTTCCACAAATTTCAAATAGTTATCAGCTTATTGCTGGGTCTGATCTGATGCTAGTCTGCGCCGCATCGGGTTTTCCAACTCTTGTAACTTGGACATTTGTTTCTCAGTTCCCAG atggTGCCGGTTCCAAAGAGCCGCGTGTGCTCCTAAATTCCACAGGCAGTGTAGCAGCGTTAATGTTAGAAGAGCTTACCATAGCGGATGCAGGCATTTATGATTGTTCTGTAAAAAACTCCAACGTGACCCTCCAGACTCAG AATATTACAATAGACGTCCTAATACCACCAACTTTTGTAAAGAAACCTACCAATCAAGTACAGCCTAGTGGAAGAACAGTCCGGTTCGAATGTCAAGCCGAAGGACGTCCTACGCCTCAAATTTACTGGCTTAAGGATTCTGTCAATATCACTATGAACC cTCGGGAAAAAACATTCGTGAGTGACAATAATAAAGTGGGACTAGTAATCTCGTCCACAGTTCCGTCCGATGCTGGCATTTACCAGTGTGTCGCGGTGAATGTTGCTGGAGAAATTTGGGCGGCTGGTAGGCTCCAGGTCACCAAGTCACCGCAACGCCCCCCTATTCCTACATCTTTAAATTGTCACGCCTTGTCACCAGATATAATTCATCTATCTTGGAAAATACCACAAACAATGCCATTCCCTAATGTTGACTCATATTTCACCGTTCACTATGCTCTTGCAG AACCAGGCAGCCAAGAAGACATTGCCTTACCCGAACCAAATTCAACATTCGTTGAAGTTAAATCGCTGGTGCCATTTACTAATTATACAATGTACGTCCGGACATGGAACACATATGGATCTAGTGAACAATCAGCTTCTGTTAATTGTGCAACTGCTGCAAGTGGTATGGCAACAAATGATGCAAGGCTAAATTTGTCGAATAAATTTG tTCCAATAGCTGCTCCAACGACAAAAGTCAAGGTGATTAGCCCTACCAAACTTGAAGTATCATGGGCACCGCTAAATAAGACAGAGGCACGAGGGTTTATACTGGAATATAAATTACAATGGAGGCTTCAACATCATCCCTCGTCCAGAGTTCTCCATCTCCCATCGGCTGTTAACCAATATACTCTCACTG ATTTGGTTCCTGGCGCATCTTATGAGATTCGAGTTTTAGCTCGAACAGATCGAGGCTGGCCCAATGTTAGTGATTCGCAACTAGGCTGGACCACTGCTTTGATGCCCTCAACTAACTCCAACGAAGTCCCGCGGACAGGTCTATTGAATCTCAATGTGGCAAACATCAACGCATCAACTGTCAAG CTAAATTGGAATATGAATGAAGAAACATCAGGGTGGGAAGATGACTTTGATTTGTGGCAGTTGTACTACCAGAATGTTGTCGGAAAGAAGCTGACGACTACTTATCTGCCTAAGAATTGTACAGAGTACATACTTACAGAGCTTG AAGCTGACGCATCGTATGACATAGGATTGTGTATGATCAGTTCTGGGAAATTATTGGAATGTTTTCAAATGTATTTGGATTCAAAGAGACTCAGCGAAG ATCATACTCTGACTAATCTGGAAGGGGTTCCTATTTCATCCACTGCTATTAACGTAACGTGGTCTGCTGCCCCTTCTCACCCGGAGCATTGTTACGAAGTGTGTTACAACACTTTCCACCCCACAATTCCAGAACCATTGCAGTGTTTCAACAC AACAAACATGACGGTGACAGTGCATCATCTAAAACCGTTTACAGTATATCAATTCAAAGTCAGAGTCCTGTATAAAACAAGCGAACAAGGTGGCTCGTACAGCAAAGATATGGAGTGTCGGACAAAGCAAGATA ttcCAGGTAACGTTAGGGAGATAAAATGGTTTCTATCCAACATTACTGAGGTTGGCATTTCGTGGAAACAGCCAAGTAAAACAAATGGAGAGATACGCAACTACACTATTTTCTACACAACTGATCCTTTCACTACACCCGTGAAACATTGGGCAAATATAACTGTACCTGGAACAAATAAAACTGCAAAATTGCTACGTCTTATTCCAAGTACACGATACTTTCTAGAAGTACGAGCTGCTACCGATGCTGGATATGGAAAAACTTCGGACAGAATCATTTTCCACACAGGTGATGTTCCAAAGAATTCTACCGATCCTTTACATGGGGACAGCCCGTCTTCCACTCTAGGAACAGATCAAAGTTTTG GAATCATTGTTGGTGTAAGCATAAGCACCTGTTTCATTGttatttgcctgagcagtatatattttcgaaaaaagtgGGAAAATACACAATCACCCCAGGAAAGTTTACAATCGTTAAAAGATCGTGGTATATTACGCAATGGAAATGGCCGCTGTGCAGAGAGAAATTCAATTGGCGGCAACCAACATGCACGTGCAGCGTCGACcataaatgaaattgaactAACCACCCTGTGTCCAGCCTCATCTAAATCCGCAAATTCTCATATAGATACTAAG GGGGGTTGTTCTAACGGCATTGTTGAATGTTGCATGAAAGATTCCCTTCTGACACCTTGGAACATAAATGATGACAGTAAAGATCTGGACATTACCTCAAATCCTCAG tttGATCGAAAAGACAGCACCAGCTCGAATCAACAGCCTCGGCAGGATTCAGATGGCACGAGGATGACGATGTTAAATTCTACAGTGGCAAGCAGCTGTAGCAGcttaaacaataattttgaatgttTGGAAAACTTGTTGTCTCTCCAGCAAGTGCCATCAACGTCAGTTCCCGTCGTTGCTCCCAATGGGTGA
- the LOC124404339 gene encoding uncharacterized protein YbjS: METVNFDTKPGVIVLGGCGFIGRNLVEYLLDNELVSYVRVIDKVPPQTAWLNKKHQRIFEHPLLEFRSANLINSASCDNAFAGEQTIDIVFNCAGETKYGQTDPVYKEGIHKLSMNCAQKAAKLGVQRYVEISSGHLSSSEKVPHKEDDEVDPWTFIAKYKVQVENDLRNIPGLKFTIIRPAIIYGPGDRNSLAPRLVVGAVYKHLGEMMKLLWGPNLRMNTVHVRDVVRAMWHVTRHPNTIGQIYNVVDESDSTQGSISALVSELFNINHDYWGAALSTLAKVDMTTIVEEVNDKHMSPWAEACSKDGVENSPLSPYIDRELLYNKNLYLQPGKLSLTTNFTYLYPKLTKESLKEVVDDYVEMKIFPHSLVL; this comes from the exons ATGGAAACTGTCAATTTTGATACAAAACCAGGAGTAATCGTTCTGGGAG GATGTGGTTTTATCGGACGGAACCTTGTGGAATATTTATTGGATAATGAGCTGGTATCATATGTCCGAGTAATCGACAAGGTACCACCTCAAACAGCATGGCTTAACAAGAAACATCAAAGAATATTTGAGCATCCTTTGCTTGAATTTAGAAGCGCTAACCTTATTAACTCAG CCTCTTGTGACAATGCTTTTGCTGGTGAGCAAACGATAGACATTGTATTTAATTGTGCTGGGGAAACAAAGTATGGGCAAACAGACCCTGTTTACAAGGAAGGAATTCATAAACTCAGTATGAATTGTGCCCAGAAAGCAGCTAAACTTGGGGTACAACGATACGTAGAGATCTCAAGTGGACATTTGAGTTCATCCGAAAAG GTACCGCACAAAGAGGATGATGAAGTTGATCCGTGGACATTCATAGCGAAATATAAAGTTCAAGTCGAAAATGATCTAAGAAATATACCTGGATTGAAGTTTACTATTATTAGACCAGCGATCATTTATGGCCCTGGAGACAGGAACAGTTTAG CACCTCGCCTCGTTGTGGGAGCAGTTTATAAACATTTAGGTGAAATGATGAAGTTGCTCTGGGGCCCAAACCTTCGGATGAATACTGTACATGTGCGAGATGTGGTGAGAGCTATGTGGCATGTTACACGTCATCCCAATACCATTGGCCAGATTTACAACGTTGTGGACGAGTCTGATTCCACTCAAGGCTCCATAAGCGCACTTGTGTCggaattatttaatattaatcaCGACTATTGGGGCGCAGCCCTGTCAACATTAGCCAAG GTTGATATGACCACAATCGTAGAAGAAGTTAACGATAAACATATGAGCCCATGGGCTGAAGCATGCAGCAAAGATGGAGTGGAAAATAGTCCACTATCTCCATATATTGACAGAGAGCTactttacaataaaaatttgtatttacagCCTGGAAAGTTGTCACTTACAACTAACTTCACTTACCTCTACCCAAAGCTGACAAAGGAGTCTCTAAAAGAG GTTGTTGATGATTACGtagagatgaaaatatttccacatTCCCTAGTTCTGTGA